The genomic segment TGCGGCCCTTGGGGCCGATCGTCACCTTGACCGTGTCGGCAAGCTTGTTGACGCCGCGCTCAAGGGCGCGACGGGCGTCCTCGTCGAACTTCAGAATCTTCGCCATGGGCTGTTTTCCCTCTCGAACGAACTGCGCCCCTCGCCACCCGGCTTGTTATTTCGCAGGGGGCCAGGGGCGCAGAACACACAGCAAATGTGGGTGAATTACTTCTCGATGATCGCGAGGACGTCGCGGGCCGAGAGGACGAGGTACTCCTCGCCGTTGTACTTCACCTCGGTGCCGCCGTACTTGCTGTACAGGACGACATCGCCGGTCTTGACGTCGAGCGGAAGGCGCTCGCCGTTCTCGAAGCGGCCCGGGCCCACGGCCAGGACGACGCCCTCCTGGGGCTTCTCCTTGGCGGTGTCCGGAATGACCAGGCCGGAAGC from the Streptomyces sp. NBC_01335 genome contains:
- the groES gene encoding co-chaperone GroES encodes the protein MSTTSSKVAIKPLEDRIVVQPLDAEQTTASGLVIPDTAKEKPQEGVVLAVGPGRFENGERLPLDVKTGDVVLYSKYGGTEVKYNGEEYLVLSARDVLAIIEK